From Streptomonospora salina, the proteins below share one genomic window:
- a CDS encoding BlaI/MecI/CopY family transcriptional regulator has product MREFGELEAAIMDALWRSEHPLAVREVREAMHYERDVAYTTVMTVTNILYHKGLLEREKAGRAWLYWPRESREEHTARVMSEVFSACGDRGTTMQRFVEGFSDEEMARLCDVLSEVRAQRSRAS; this is encoded by the coding sequence ATGAGGGAGTTCGGCGAACTGGAGGCCGCCATCATGGACGCGCTGTGGCGGTCGGAGCACCCGCTGGCCGTCCGCGAGGTGCGCGAGGCCATGCACTACGAGCGCGACGTCGCCTACACGACCGTCATGACGGTCACCAACATCCTTTACCACAAAGGCCTGCTGGAACGGGAGAAAGCCGGGCGGGCCTGGCTCTACTGGCCGCGGGAGTCCCGCGAGGAGCACACCGCGCGGGTGATGAGCGAAGTCTTCAGTGCCTGCGGCGACCGGGGGACCACCATGCAGCGCTTCGTCGAGGGCTTCAGCGACGAGGAGATGGCGCGGCTGTGCGACGTGCTCAGCGAGGTCCGCGCCCAGCGCTCCCGCGCCTCCTGA
- a CDS encoding SDR family NAD(P)-dependent oxidoreductase yields the protein MAELRFDGRVAIVTGAGRALGRAHARELAARGAKVVVSENAETRPQSTDAGADPVEEAEGAAERIRSAGGTAVVSVDDITTEEGAQSLVETAVETYGRVDVVVNSAGILRDRAFRNIGTAEWDAVVGVHLRGTFLVTRAAFGYMRGNGYGRIVNTASPSGLFGNFGQTNFAAAKMGVLGLTKTLAIEGAKYDILANAVAPLVRVPETESMFPEGAKALMAPERISQAVAWLAHEDCETTGEVYSVGGGRVARIFVAEGPGAELGEGSAEDLRDIWSDVNAEQPYVIPRDFREQARTHLRGG from the coding sequence ATGGCGGAGTTGCGGTTCGACGGGCGTGTCGCGATCGTCACCGGTGCCGGGCGCGCACTGGGCCGGGCCCACGCCCGCGAACTGGCGGCGCGCGGCGCGAAAGTCGTCGTCAGCGAGAACGCGGAGACCCGGCCGCAGAGCACCGACGCCGGCGCCGATCCGGTCGAGGAAGCCGAGGGCGCCGCCGAGCGCATCCGGTCCGCCGGCGGGACCGCGGTCGTCAGCGTCGACGACATCACCACCGAGGAAGGCGCCCAGTCGCTCGTCGAGACCGCCGTGGAGACCTACGGGCGCGTCGACGTCGTCGTCAACAGCGCCGGCATCCTGCGCGACCGGGCGTTCCGCAACATCGGCACCGCCGAATGGGACGCCGTGGTCGGTGTCCACCTGCGCGGCACCTTCCTGGTGACCCGCGCCGCCTTCGGCTACATGCGCGGCAACGGTTACGGGCGCATCGTCAACACCGCTTCCCCCTCGGGACTGTTCGGCAACTTCGGGCAGACCAACTTCGCCGCCGCCAAAATGGGCGTACTCGGCCTCACCAAGACCCTGGCCATCGAGGGCGCCAAGTACGACATCCTCGCCAACGCCGTGGCCCCGCTCGTGCGCGTGCCCGAGACCGAAAGCATGTTCCCCGAGGGCGCCAAGGCGCTGATGGCCCCCGAACGCATCAGCCAGGCCGTCGCGTGGCTGGCCCACGAGGACTGCGAAACCACCGGCGAGGTCTACTCCGTGGGCGGTGGGCGCGTGGCTCGGATCTTCGTCGCCGAGGGGCCCGGAGCCGAACTCGGCGAGGGCTCGGCCGAGGACCTGCGCGACATCTGGTCCGACGTCAACGCCGAACAGCCCTACGTGATCCCGCGCGACTTCCGCGAGCAGGCCCGCACCCACCTGCGCGGGGGCTGA
- a CDS encoding multifunctional oxoglutarate decarboxylase/oxoglutarate dehydrogenase thiamine pyrophosphate-binding subunit/dihydrolipoyllysine-residue succinyltransferase subunit produces the protein MSSEASQPLTDFGPNEWLVEELYQKYLNDPNSVDKAWWNFFADYKSGAPQANGAGKGAAATGTQSAPPASGTTEDSPSTESTRTAPASGEGKGKAKAEPEGEKPVDESLKVTEERLRGAPARTAANMESSLELPTATSVRAIPVKLLFDNRIVINNHLRRGRGGKVSFTHIIGYAVVKALESMPDMNHSYTEVDGKPGVSKPEHVNFGLAIDLQKSDGSRQLVVPSIKSADKMDFKEFWTAYEDLIRKARNNKLGVPDFQGTTISLTNPGGIGTVHSVPRLMPGQGTIVGVGSMEYPAEFQGAAPETLNNLAVSKVMTLTSTYDHRIIQGAQSGEFLRRLHQLLLGEHDFYDEIFRSLRLPYEPVRWTQDIAAGENQLDKTSRVQELIHAYRVRGHLMADTDPLEYHQRRHPDLDILSHGLTLWDLERDFPTGGFGGEQVMKLRDVLGVLRDTYCRTVGIEYMHIQDPEEREWIQAQVEREDDKPSRDEQLHVLRRLNNAEAFETFLQTKYVGQKRFSLEGGESLIPLLDGVISRAAQTELDEVVIGMAHRGRLNVLANICGKSYGQIFGEFEGNLDPRSAHGSGDVKYHLGTEGTFETPDGAKIAISLAANPSHLEAVDPVAEGIVRAKQDVLDKGPHGFTVLPLLVHGDAAFAGQGVVAETLNLSQLRGYRTGGTVHVIVNNQVGFTTSPSDSRSSVYATDVARMVQAPIFHVNGDDPEAVVRVAQLAFQYRQQFNKDVVIDLVCYRRRGHNETDNPAFTQPLMYDVIDAKRSTRKLYTEALIGRGDITLEEAEQALRDYQEQLERAFTETREAGRKPIEPGAVVKPEVFDEARIDHGSVGTAITGEVVKQVIDTQVSLPEGFAPHPRLKPQLQRRAQMVEDDALDWATGEMLAFGSLLIEDHPVRLVGQDTRRGTFGQRHSVVVDRNTGRVHTPLKQFDQGTSKFYVHDSLLSEYAALGFEYGYSSVRPDALVAWEAQFGDFVNGAQTVIDEYISASEQKWGQRSSVVLLLPHGYEGQGPDHSSARIERFLQQCAQENMTVALPTTPANYFHLLRWQVKSQYRRPMVVFTTKAMLRMKAATSPVSDFTSGAFQPVIPDDSGLDPKKVRRVVLCSGKIYYELEAARQRTGDTSTAIIRVERLYPLPTEEIRQLLSGYPDAGEVLWVQEEPANMGPWPFVALVFSEQLDRPFTRVSRPAGSAPAAGSGKRHEVEQQAIVNTVFPPAD, from the coding sequence GTGTCGTCTGAGGCGTCTCAACCCCTGACAGATTTCGGCCCGAACGAGTGGCTGGTCGAGGAGCTTTACCAGAAGTACCTCAACGACCCGAACTCGGTTGACAAGGCATGGTGGAATTTCTTCGCCGACTACAAGTCCGGCGCCCCCCAGGCCAACGGCGCAGGCAAGGGTGCAGCGGCCACGGGCACCCAGTCCGCCCCGCCGGCCTCGGGAACCACCGAAGACAGCCCGTCCACCGAGTCCACGCGCACAGCGCCGGCCTCGGGCGAGGGAAAGGGCAAGGCCAAGGCCGAACCCGAGGGCGAGAAGCCCGTCGACGAGTCACTCAAGGTCACCGAGGAGCGGCTGCGCGGCGCACCGGCGCGCACGGCCGCCAACATGGAATCCAGCCTGGAGCTGCCGACCGCTACGAGCGTGCGGGCGATTCCGGTCAAGCTGCTGTTCGACAACCGCATCGTGATCAACAACCACCTGCGGCGCGGACGCGGCGGGAAGGTGTCCTTCACCCACATCATCGGCTACGCCGTGGTGAAGGCCCTGGAGTCCATGCCGGACATGAACCACTCCTACACCGAGGTCGACGGCAAGCCGGGCGTGTCCAAGCCCGAGCACGTCAACTTCGGTCTGGCCATCGACCTGCAGAAGTCCGACGGGTCCCGGCAGCTTGTGGTACCCAGCATCAAGTCCGCCGACAAGATGGACTTCAAGGAGTTCTGGACCGCCTACGAAGACCTGATCCGCAAGGCGCGGAACAACAAGCTGGGCGTGCCGGACTTCCAGGGCACCACGATCAGCCTGACCAACCCCGGCGGCATCGGCACGGTGCACTCGGTGCCCCGCCTCATGCCGGGCCAGGGCACCATCGTGGGCGTGGGCTCCATGGAGTACCCCGCCGAGTTCCAGGGCGCCGCGCCCGAGACCCTGAACAACCTCGCGGTCAGCAAGGTCATGACGCTCACGTCGACCTACGACCACCGCATCATCCAGGGCGCGCAGTCGGGCGAGTTCCTGCGCCGCCTCCACCAGCTGCTGCTGGGTGAGCACGACTTCTACGACGAGATCTTCCGTTCGCTGCGCCTGCCCTACGAGCCGGTGCGCTGGACCCAGGACATCGCGGCCGGCGAGAACCAGCTGGACAAGACCAGCCGGGTGCAGGAGCTGATCCACGCCTACCGGGTCCGCGGCCACCTCATGGCCGACACCGACCCGCTGGAGTACCACCAGCGCCGCCATCCCGACCTGGACATCCTCTCGCACGGCCTGACGCTGTGGGACCTCGAGCGCGACTTCCCCACCGGCGGCTTCGGCGGCGAACAGGTCATGAAGCTGCGCGACGTCCTGGGCGTGCTGCGCGACACGTACTGCCGCACCGTCGGCATCGAGTACATGCACATACAGGATCCCGAGGAACGCGAGTGGATCCAGGCGCAGGTCGAGCGCGAGGACGACAAGCCCAGTCGCGACGAGCAGCTGCACGTCCTGCGCCGGCTGAACAACGCCGAAGCCTTCGAAACCTTCCTGCAGACCAAGTACGTCGGGCAGAAGCGGTTCTCCCTCGAAGGCGGCGAGTCGCTGATCCCGCTGCTGGACGGGGTGATCTCGCGGGCGGCGCAGACCGAGCTGGACGAGGTCGTCATCGGCATGGCCCACCGCGGCCGCCTCAACGTCCTCGCCAACATCTGCGGCAAGTCCTACGGGCAGATCTTCGGCGAGTTCGAAGGCAACCTCGACCCGCGCAGCGCCCACGGCTCCGGTGACGTCAAGTACCACCTGGGCACCGAGGGCACGTTCGAAACCCCCGACGGCGCGAAGATCGCGATCTCGCTGGCGGCCAACCCCAGCCATCTGGAGGCCGTCGACCCGGTCGCCGAGGGCATCGTCCGCGCCAAGCAGGACGTGCTCGACAAGGGCCCGCACGGGTTCACCGTGCTGCCGCTGCTGGTGCACGGCGACGCCGCGTTCGCCGGGCAGGGCGTCGTGGCCGAGACCCTGAACCTGTCGCAGCTGCGCGGCTACCGCACCGGCGGCACCGTGCACGTCATCGTCAACAACCAGGTCGGGTTCACCACGTCGCCGTCCGACAGCCGCTCCAGCGTCTACGCCACCGACGTGGCGCGGATGGTCCAGGCGCCGATCTTCCACGTCAACGGCGACGACCCCGAGGCCGTCGTGCGGGTGGCGCAGCTGGCCTTCCAGTACCGGCAGCAGTTCAACAAGGACGTCGTCATCGACCTCGTCTGCTACCGGCGCCGCGGCCACAACGAGACCGACAACCCGGCTTTCACCCAGCCGCTGATGTACGACGTGATCGACGCCAAGCGCTCCACGCGCAAGCTCTACACCGAGGCGCTGATCGGTCGCGGCGACATCACCCTGGAGGAGGCCGAGCAGGCGCTGCGCGACTACCAGGAGCAGCTGGAGCGCGCCTTCACCGAAACCCGCGAGGCCGGCCGCAAGCCGATCGAGCCGGGTGCGGTGGTCAAGCCGGAGGTCTTCGACGAAGCCCGCATCGACCACGGCTCGGTCGGCACCGCGATCACCGGCGAGGTCGTCAAGCAGGTGATCGACACCCAGGTCAGCCTGCCGGAAGGGTTCGCGCCGCACCCGCGGCTGAAGCCGCAGCTGCAGCGCCGCGCCCAGATGGTCGAGGACGACGCGCTGGACTGGGCCACCGGCGAGATGCTGGCCTTCGGCTCGCTGCTGATCGAGGACCACCCGGTGCGGCTGGTCGGCCAGGACACCCGGCGCGGCACCTTCGGCCAGCGCCACTCGGTGGTGGTCGACCGCAACACCGGCCGTGTACACACTCCGCTGAAGCAGTTCGACCAGGGCACGTCCAAGTTCTACGTGCACGACTCGCTGCTGAGCGAGTACGCGGCGCTGGGCTTCGAGTACGGCTACTCGTCGGTGCGCCCGGACGCGCTGGTGGCGTGGGAAGCCCAGTTCGGCGACTTCGTCAACGGCGCCCAGACCGTCATCGACGAGTACATCAGCGCCAGCGAGCAGAAGTGGGGCCAGCGCTCCAGCGTCGTGCTGCTGCTGCCGCACGGCTACGAGGGCCAGGGCCCCGACCACTCCTCGGCGCGCATCGAGCGGTTCCTGCAGCAGTGCGCGCAGGAGAACATGACCGTGGCCCTGCCCACCACCCCGGCGAACTACTTCCACCTGCTGCGCTGGCAGGTGAAGTCGCAGTACCGCCGTCCGATGGTGGTGTTCACGACCAAGGCGATGCTGCGGATGAAGGCCGCCACGTCGCCGGTCTCGGACTTCACTTCGGGTGCGTTCCAGCCGGTCATCCCGGACGATTCGGGGCTCGACCCGAAGAAGGTCCGGCGCGTGGTGCTGTGCTCGGGCAAGATCTACTACGAGCTCGAAGCCGCGCGGCAGCGCACCGGCGACACCAGCACGGCCATCATCCGGGTCGAGCGGCTGTACCCGCTGCCGACCGAGGAGATCCGCCAGCTGCTGTCGGGCTACCCCGACGCCGGCGAGGTGCTGTGGGTGCAGGAGGAGCCGGCGAATATGGGCCCCTGGCCGTTCGTGGCGCTGGTGTTCTCCGAGCAGCTCGACCGTCCGTTCACCCGGGTGTCGCGCCCGGCCGGATCGGCGCCCGCCGCGGGTTCGGGCAAGCGGCACGAGGTCGAGCAGCAGGCGATCGTCAACACCGTCTTCCCGCCTGCCGACTAG
- a CDS encoding DUF6104 family protein: MYFTDRGIEELERRRGDEEVTLSWVADQLRAFTDLHPELETPVERLATWLARLDDEDEDG; encoded by the coding sequence ATGTACTTCACCGATCGGGGCATCGAAGAGCTGGAGCGGCGCCGCGGCGACGAGGAGGTCACGCTCTCGTGGGTGGCCGACCAGCTGCGTGCCTTCACCGACCTGCACCCGGAGCTGGAGACCCCTGTCGAACGGCTGGCCACGTGGCTGGCGCGGCTCGACGACGAGGACGAGGACGGGTGA
- a CDS encoding DUF4097 family beta strand repeat-containing protein produces the protein MARWTIDQPTTRTLDGIVALRVRIVGGHVNILPTDDPVTFEVSDVSGEPVLATQEAGILTITYEDLTGSGLLDRLRPAQLSGYRGMSRRSATVSLQVPRDCPVEVTTLSAPVVAAGLSARTQLRTASGDVTLDGLTGEVDVSTVTGNVAARDLEGSLRFSTVSGQVAVAGGRLYDLTGKSASGPFLGDVDVAPSGRIRMTSVSGEVALRVPAETSATVELRSATGELDSGFGLERRDQRARSSLAGKIGSGVDPAGITANTVSGAVSLLRREPDAPAAIPRGNGA, from the coding sequence ATGGCGCGTTGGACCATCGACCAGCCGACGACACGCACTCTGGACGGCATCGTGGCACTGCGCGTCCGGATCGTCGGCGGTCACGTGAACATCCTGCCCACCGACGACCCGGTCACCTTCGAGGTCTCCGACGTCTCCGGCGAGCCCGTGCTGGCCACTCAGGAGGCCGGCATCCTGACCATCACCTACGAGGACCTCACCGGCAGCGGGTTGCTGGACCGCCTGCGCCCGGCACAGCTGTCGGGCTACCGCGGCATGTCCCGCCGGTCGGCCACCGTCAGCCTGCAGGTGCCGCGCGACTGCCCGGTGGAGGTCACCACCCTGTCGGCGCCGGTGGTCGCCGCCGGCCTGAGCGCCCGGACCCAACTGCGCACCGCGTCGGGCGACGTCACCCTGGACGGTCTCACCGGCGAGGTCGACGTCAGCACCGTCACCGGCAATGTCGCCGCCCGCGACCTCGAAGGCAGCCTGCGGTTCAGCACCGTCAGCGGGCAGGTCGCCGTCGCCGGAGGCCGGCTCTACGACCTCACGGGCAAGAGCGCTTCGGGCCCGTTCCTCGGCGACGTGGACGTGGCGCCGTCGGGCCGGATCCGCATGACGTCGGTCTCGGGAGAGGTCGCGCTGCGGGTGCCCGCCGAGACCTCGGCTACCGTGGAGCTGCGCTCGGCGACGGGCGAACTCGACTCGGGCTTCGGCCTGGAGCGCCGCGACCAGCGCGCCCGCAGTAGCCTCGCCGGCAAGATCGGCAGCGGGGTCGATCCGGCCGGAATCACCGCGAACACCGTTTCGGGCGCCGTCTCGCTGCTGCGCCGCGAGCCCGACGCTCCCGCCGCGATCCCGAGGGGGAACGGAGCATGA
- a CDS encoding PadR family transcriptional regulator: protein MSTIFGHGRLRLYLLKLLDESPRHGYEIISLLRDRFLGVYSPSPGTIYPRLARLEEEGLVTHEEVDGRKVYRLTDKGREELRSRSADLDDLEREITDSVRDVADAVREDVRDTISSLRAELKTGRSRGAGSGTGSATSGTTGGTGPGADSESGGTGGGGEDADSSPGGRRWTRDWERFTQGWGAWGKRGGERPEFDQALREFTDRVRGVVREAGQVGESAATDLRRILDDTFETIRRDVGGWGPRGGDESDRSAGGEDGDGERPGPAGGEAAGGGEAPSGRPGDDSGERSADPGDGSAASSADPWSSAVDDDDRPGGQRGDRPAS from the coding sequence ATGAGCACCATCTTCGGCCACGGACGCCTGCGGCTGTACCTGTTGAAGCTGCTGGACGAGAGCCCGCGCCACGGCTACGAGATCATCAGCCTGCTGCGCGACCGCTTCCTGGGCGTCTACTCCCCGTCGCCGGGCACCATCTACCCGCGTCTGGCCCGCCTGGAGGAAGAGGGGCTGGTCACCCACGAGGAGGTCGACGGCCGCAAGGTCTACCGCCTCACCGACAAGGGCCGGGAGGAGCTGCGCAGCCGCAGCGCCGACCTCGACGACCTCGAACGCGAGATCACCGACTCCGTGCGCGACGTCGCCGACGCCGTGCGCGAGGACGTCCGCGACACCATCAGCTCCCTGCGCGCGGAGCTGAAGACCGGCCGCTCCCGCGGCGCGGGCTCCGGAACCGGATCGGCGACGTCGGGCACGACCGGCGGGACCGGTCCGGGTGCCGATTCCGAAAGCGGCGGCACCGGCGGCGGGGGCGAGGACGCCGACTCCTCCCCCGGCGGCCGGCGCTGGACTCGCGACTGGGAACGCTTCACCCAGGGGTGGGGCGCCTGGGGAAAGCGCGGAGGCGAGCGCCCCGAGTTCGACCAGGCGCTGCGCGAGTTCACCGACCGGGTGCGCGGGGTGGTGCGCGAGGCCGGGCAGGTGGGTGAGTCGGCTGCCACCGACCTGCGCCGGATCCTCGACGACACCTTCGAGACCATCCGCCGCGACGTCGGCGGATGGGGCCCGCGCGGCGGGGACGAGTCCGACCGGTCCGCCGGAGGCGAGGACGGCGACGGCGAACGGCCGGGCCCTGCCGGAGGAGAGGCCGCCGGAGGCGGGGAAGCGCCGTCCGGTCGGCCCGGGGACGACTCGGGCGAGCGGAGCGCCGATCCCGGCGACGGGTCGGCTGCCTCCTCCGCCGACCCGTGGAGCAGCGCCGTGGACGATGACGACCGCCCGGGCGGGCAGCGCGGCGACCGACCGGCGTCCTGA
- a CDS encoding zinc-binding dehydrogenase, translated as MFAITAARIDHDDPLSGLEAGERPDPEPPEGWTTVQVRAAALNRHDLWSLRGVGLPEERLPMVLGCDAAGIDEDGQEVVVHAVIGDPDAGGGDETRDPRRSLLSEVHPGTLAQRVAVPRRNLVPKPAELSFEEAACLPTAWLTAYRMLFARAGLEPGSTVLIQGAGGGVSSALIRMAAAVGHRVYATSRDEGKRDRALQLGAYGAVAPGERLPEKADVVFDSVGEATWGHSLRALRPGGRIVTCGATSGDAPKAELNRMFFLQLSAVGSTMGSRDELRRLAEFCARTGVRPEIDRVLPLDSAREGFAAMERGELFGKIVFQV; from the coding sequence ATGTTCGCTATCACCGCAGCGCGTATCGACCACGACGACCCCCTGTCCGGGCTGGAAGCGGGCGAGCGGCCCGACCCCGAACCGCCCGAAGGATGGACGACGGTTCAGGTCAGGGCCGCCGCACTCAACCGCCACGACCTGTGGAGCCTGCGCGGAGTGGGCCTGCCCGAGGAGCGGCTGCCCATGGTGCTGGGCTGCGACGCGGCCGGTATCGACGAGGACGGCCAGGAGGTCGTCGTGCACGCCGTCATCGGCGACCCCGACGCCGGCGGCGGCGACGAGACCCGCGACCCGCGCCGCTCCCTGCTCTCCGAGGTGCACCCCGGCACGCTCGCGCAGCGGGTCGCCGTCCCGCGGCGCAACCTCGTCCCCAAGCCCGCGGAGCTGTCCTTCGAGGAGGCAGCCTGCCTGCCCACGGCGTGGCTGACCGCCTACCGGATGCTCTTCGCCCGCGCCGGCCTGGAACCCGGATCGACCGTGCTCATCCAGGGTGCGGGCGGCGGCGTCAGCAGCGCGCTGATCCGCATGGCCGCGGCGGTGGGCCACCGCGTCTACGCCACCAGCCGCGACGAGGGCAAGCGGGACCGCGCACTGCAGCTGGGTGCCTACGGTGCCGTGGCGCCGGGCGAGCGGCTGCCGGAGAAGGCCGACGTCGTGTTCGACTCGGTGGGCGAGGCCACCTGGGGCCATTCGCTGCGTGCGCTGCGCCCCGGCGGACGGATCGTCACCTGCGGCGCGACCAGCGGCGACGCCCCCAAGGCCGAGCTGAACCGGATGTTCTTCCTGCAGCTGTCGGCCGTCGGCTCGACGATGGGCTCCCGGGACGAGCTGCGGCGCTTGGCCGAGTTCTGCGCCCGCACCGGTGTGCGGCCCGAGATCGATCGGGTTCTGCCCCTCGACAGTGCCCGAGAGGGCTTCGCCGCCATGGAGCGCGGCGAACTGTTCGGCAAGATCGTCTTCCAGGTGTGA
- a CDS encoding helix-turn-helix domain-containing protein, whose protein sequence is MRGSAFLRAWPHARAGTGGFSRVPVPLRLRATRAERPGRRRPGVRATPGRTRGLSPEQEAQPVADADNPTARRRRLGVELRRLRENAGLTGEEAADRMSWSGSKLSRIERGQVATNSDDVRDLLDLYGTADADLLRTLIALARDSRRRGWWHVYGDVMPERFDVYLGLEPEAGTLRFFEAEIVPGLLQTPDYARALMRAHPSPVSEDEIERRTELRMRRQKTVLDDRPPQIRALLDESILYRPIGGRAVMADQMRRLLDIHDEPHVTVQILPFTAGAHSGLNGSFDILEFPESDIHAPQLVHVENMTSSLYIEKTAEVAFYTAAFEHLRSAALPPEQTREVIREAERRLRSEEEGKTDGT, encoded by the coding sequence ATGCGCGGTTCCGCCTTTCTCCGTGCGTGGCCGCACGCACGCGCGGGCACCGGTGGATTCTCCCGTGTTCCGGTACCGCTCCGCCTTCGTGCGACGCGTGCCGAACGCCCCGGGCGCCGCCGCCCCGGCGTCCGCGCTACCCCCGGCCGTACCCGCGGCCTTTCCCCCGAACAGGAGGCACAGCCCGTGGCCGATGCCGACAATCCCACGGCTCGCCGGCGCCGCCTTGGTGTCGAATTGCGTCGTTTGCGGGAGAATGCCGGATTGACCGGCGAAGAGGCCGCCGACCGGATGTCCTGGTCGGGCAGCAAGCTCTCCCGTATCGAGCGCGGACAGGTCGCCACCAATTCCGACGACGTCCGCGACCTGCTGGATCTGTACGGGACCGCCGACGCCGACCTGCTCCGGACGCTGATCGCGCTGGCCCGCGATTCGCGGCGCCGCGGCTGGTGGCATGTGTACGGCGACGTCATGCCCGAGCGCTTCGACGTCTACCTGGGGTTGGAACCCGAAGCCGGGACGCTGCGCTTCTTCGAAGCCGAGATCGTCCCCGGCCTGCTGCAGACACCCGACTACGCGCGGGCGCTGATGCGGGCGCACCCGTCCCCGGTTTCGGAGGACGAGATCGAGCGCCGCACCGAACTGCGTATGCGGCGCCAGAAGACGGTCCTCGACGATAGGCCGCCGCAGATCCGGGCGCTGCTGGACGAATCGATCCTGTACCGGCCGATCGGCGGCCGGGCGGTGATGGCCGACCAGATGCGCCGGTTGCTCGACATACACGACGAACCGCATGTGACCGTGCAGATTCTGCCGTTCACGGCCGGCGCGCATTCCGGACTCAACGGGTCTTTCGACATCCTCGAGTTCCCCGAATCGGACATCCACGCACCGCAGTTGGTGCACGTCGAGAATATGACCAGCAGCCTCTACATCGAGAAAACCGCAGAAGTGGCGTTCTACACGGCCGCTTTCGAACACCTGCGCTCCGCTGCGCTGCCCCCCGAGCAGACGCGGGAGGTCATCCGCGAGGCGGAACGGCGCCTGCGGAGCGAGGAGGAGGGGAAAACCGATGGGACATGA
- a CDS encoding DUF397 domain-containing protein, which translates to MAAKDPLGVRWRTSTYSGTGGGQCVQVMRWATAVRVRDSAAPESTALRFPAGAWAAFVVAAVGRCL; encoded by the coding sequence ATGGCCGCGAAGGATCCGCTGGGCGTGCGATGGCGCACGAGCACCTACAGCGGAACGGGGGGAGGCCAGTGCGTCCAGGTGATGCGCTGGGCCACGGCCGTGCGGGTCCGCGACTCCGCGGCACCTGAGAGCACGGCGCTGCGGTTCCCCGCGGGGGCATGGGCGGCGTTCGTCGTCGCCGCCGTGGGGCGCTGCCTCTGA
- a CDS encoding NAD(P)-dependent malic enzyme translates to MPTTDSHSRLDDDPAFDLHRGGKLHVEATVEVNDHDDLALAYTPGVARVCTAIADAPELVDTYTWKSSVVAVVTDGSAVLGLGDIGPQASLPVMEGKALLFRKFAGVDAVPVALSCDGVDDIVETVERMAPSFGGVNLEDISAPRCFDIERRLRERLDIPVFHDDQHGTAIVTVAALRNAARLTGRSLADLRVVVSGAGAAGVAVTRMLVEGGIGDIAVADSKGMIYAGRDGLTPIKAEIAGISNRAGITGSIEGALEGADVFIGLSAGELPESVVASMAPEAIVFAMANPTPEIHPDAARRHAAVVATGRSDFPNQINNVLAFPGVFRGALDARARDITEPMKLAAAGAIADLVGEDLGADYVIPSTFDSRVVPAVSEAVSAQARRDGVARV, encoded by the coding sequence ATGCCGACCACTGATTCCCATAGCCGGCTCGACGACGATCCCGCCTTCGACCTGCACCGCGGCGGAAAGCTGCACGTCGAGGCCACTGTCGAGGTCAACGACCACGACGACCTCGCCCTGGCGTACACGCCCGGTGTCGCGCGGGTGTGCACCGCCATCGCCGACGCTCCCGAGCTGGTCGACACCTACACCTGGAAGAGCTCCGTCGTCGCCGTCGTCACCGACGGCTCGGCGGTGCTCGGGCTGGGCGACATCGGGCCGCAGGCCTCGCTGCCGGTCATGGAGGGCAAGGCGCTGCTGTTCCGCAAGTTCGCCGGCGTCGACGCGGTTCCGGTCGCGCTCTCGTGCGACGGCGTCGACGACATCGTCGAGACCGTCGAGCGCATGGCGCCGTCGTTCGGCGGTGTCAATCTGGAGGACATCTCCGCGCCGCGCTGCTTCGACATCGAGCGCCGGCTGCGCGAGCGGCTGGACATCCCCGTCTTCCACGACGACCAGCACGGCACGGCGATCGTGACGGTGGCGGCGCTGCGCAACGCGGCCCGGCTGACCGGCCGCTCGCTGGCCGACCTGCGGGTGGTGGTCTCCGGCGCCGGTGCGGCCGGTGTCGCGGTGACCCGGATGCTGGTCGAGGGGGGCATCGGCGACATCGCCGTCGCCGACAGCAAGGGGATGATCTACGCCGGGCGCGACGGCCTCACTCCGATCAAGGCCGAGATCGCCGGGATCAGCAACCGCGCCGGGATCACGGGGTCCATCGAAGGTGCGCTCGAAGGCGCAGACGTGTTCATCGGGCTGTCGGCGGGCGAGCTTCCGGAGTCGGTCGTGGCTTCGATGGCGCCCGAGGCGATCGTGTTCGCCATGGCCAACCCGACGCCCGAGATCCACCCGGACGCGGCCCGCAGGCACGCGGCCGTCGTGGCCACCGGGCGCAGCGACTTCCCCAACCAGATCAACAACGTGCTGGCGTTCCCCGGGGTGTTCCGCGGCGCGCTGGATGCGCGTGCCCGCGACATCACCGAACCGATGAAGCTGGCCGCGGCCGGAGCGATCGCCGACCTGGTGGGCGAGGACCTCGGCGCCGACTACGTGATCCCGAGCACCTTCGATTCGCGGGTGGTTCCGGCCGTCTCCGAGGCGGTGTCCGCGCAGGCGCGCCGCGACGGTGTCGCCCGAGTGTAG